In Acidobacteriota bacterium, the genomic stretch ATGACTACTCACTTGGGATCGTGAACTCCGCCTCGACGGGGAGCCTGCTTTCTCCAATTCTCTCAAGGCTGTGCACCGCGATCATCAGCGTTCCTGTCATGAAGGATCATGATCTTGCCGGTCTTTCCGGGACGATGAAGAACTTCTATGGAGCCATCCATAATCCGAACAAATATCATGATAATGCCTGCGACCCATACATCGCCGATATCATGACGATTCCTCACATAAGGAATAAACTCAGATTGACGATTTGCGATGCCATAAGTGTTCAGTACCAAGGAGGTCCTTCCTATAAGCAGAGATGGTGTTGGAAATATAACGGTCTCCTTGTCGGAACCGATTTTGTCTCTGTCGATGCCGTTGCTTACAGACTGATTGAGGACAAGCGCAAGGAAGAAGGACTGAATCCGCTGAAAGGCTCCATGAGGGATCCGGTCTACATTCGTTCTGCCGAGCAAAGAAAGCTGGGGAGGAGCAAACTGGAAGAGATCGAGGTCGTTCATCTATGAGAACGCGTCGTGAATTTCTGATAGATTCCATGAAGGGAGCATGCGCCTCGTGCATAGCTTCAGGGCTATTTCTTGCCGGCAGCTGTTCTGTTCTTATGGCCAGGGAAAAAGACGAAAAGAAATACACAAAAGAGGCGATGTACTATGAGAAGAAAGAGGAGATGAAAATCCTCTGTAAGCTCTGCCCTCGCGAGTGCAGTGTCGCCGACCTCGAGCGCGGGTACTGCGGTGTGAGAGAGAATCGCGGAGGCATCTATTACACACTAGTCCATTCCCGGCCATGCACGTATCACGTCGATCCGATCGAGAAGAAACCATTCTTCCATTTCCTTCCCGGGAGTACGGCTTTTTCCATCGCAACAGCAGGATGTAACGTCGAGTGCAGGTTCTGTCAGAACTGGGACATCTCCCAATTCCGGCCGGAGCAGCTCGAGAGTATCTATATGCCACCGGAAACCGTCCACGCGATGGCTAAGAAAAGCGGGGCAAGATCCATCGCGTATACCTATTCAGAGCCGGTTGTCTTTTACGAATATGTCCTGGATACGGCCAGACTCGGTCCGGAGACCGGGATCAGAAGCGTTGTTGTCTCCAATGGCTACATTCAGGAGAAGGCCATCATCGAACTCTGCCAGCATCTCGGTGCGATCAAGATCGACCTGAAGGCTTTTACGGAGAAGTTCTACCGGGAAGTATGCAACGGAAAACTGGAACCTGTCCTGAAGACCCTGCTCGCCATCAAGAAGACGGGAATATGGTTTGAGATCGTAGTCCTCATAATCCCTACGCTGAACGATTCCGAAATTGAACTTAGGAAGATGAGCCGATGGATCCGGGAGAATCTTGGACCTGATGTCCCCGTTCACTTCACAAGGTTCCACCCGACATATAAGATAAAGAATCTGCCACGTACTCCACTACCTGTCCTGGAAAGAGCCAGAGATACTGCTCGATCAGAGGGGCTGAATTTTGTCTATATGGGAAATGTTCCAGGGCATGAATCGGAAAACACTATCTGTCCCTCATGCAAGAATACCATCATCAAGAGGTATGGCTACCTCATCATGAATATGGATATCGCTAACGGGAAGTGCGGCAAATGCGCTCGCACCATCCCGGGTGTCTGGTCTTAGTCCGCTTCAGCAAAATATCTATTCATTCCCCGGCAGGAGTGCCATCAGCATTACTATGAACGAGACGACCTTCAATGTCGCGATGGCTATCATCGTTATCCAGAGCCCACCAAGCGGTATGAGAAGAACACCGATTAGAAAAGCGCCAAAAGTCGCACCAAGATGATCTGCAGCATCCACGATCCCTGCCGATCTTCTGACATCCTCGCTTGCCTTGAGATACAGCCGCACCGCAACGGGAAATTCAAAACCGGTCAGGAAGCCGGAAAGGAACATGAGGAAGGCAAAAAAGATCTCAGTAGTCAGAGAGGTCTCCATCTCGACGGAATAAAGAAGAACGAGGAAGGGTATGAGCAGGAAGGAAAAGAGCAATGCGGCAAAATCTGAAAGGAGCATGAGAATCCTCTCCGAGAAACTCCTGAAAAGAAGTTTCATAAAAATTCCTCCTGAAGCCAGTCCGAGCATGAACAGGGCAACAAGCAGACCGATCTTCCCATAAAGGTATCCGAGGATGTTCTGAAAGGAGAAGATGAGGACAAGGCTCCAGGCCATTCCAGCAAAGCCAGTGGATGCAATGCATAGGATGAGGAACGGTCTCGATGGGTTTTTCCTCAATCTCTTGAGCATGAGCGTGAGAAATGAGAAAAGAAGCAGAAGCAGCAGAATCAGAACGGTCCAGATGATCTTTCCAAATTTTTCTATGATCAGGAGAAAACTCTGGAGGGGGCTTCCGGAATATCTAACCCATAATTTGAGGCTGTAAAAGTACGTAATGGGCCGGAAATCGGTGTTGAATTCCTTGATGGGATTTCTTTCCAGGGTATTCCTGACGAATTCCACCCTGTCATGAGGAAAGAACAGTCTGAAGAAATCCCCCGTGAAGATGCTTGATTCAATCTTGCGATCCATGAAACGAGTGGCGAGTATCCTGGGTTCTGAAGAAGGAGTTTCTTCAAAGTCCGATGCGAAAAAGTAGGCCTCTTCCGTCGGTGATATGACCACATGCTTGAAGGTCTGCCCTATAGAGTGATAGACAGAAGAGACGTATCCCAACATCTCTTCCCCGAAATAGTTTAGGGAGGATGAGATGGATGTCACGAATAAGCCAGATGGGTTAAGCTTCCTCTTGACTTCTCTGAAGAAGTCGTTTGTGTAGTATCGATTCGCATAGGCCGTTGAGGGGTCAGGTGTTCCGACGAGGATGATATCATAGCGGCCATCGGTAAATTTTACGAAATGCCTTCCATCAGTATTGTGCGTATAAACGCGGGGATCGAGAAGCGCATCGGCGATTTCATCAGGCAGAAATTTCTGGACAAAGGATATCAGGATAGGGTCAATCTCCACATAATCGATTCTTTTTACCGGGTATCTCAGGATCTCTCTGATGATACCAGTGTATCCCCCGCCGATGATGAGGATCGTCTCTGGAGCCGGATGCTGGGACATGACGAGATGGGCTTTAATCGCGCTCTGATAGGGGTCCGGGAAAGAATTTCCGTACTGTCCGTTGAAATAGATTGAATAGAGGCCATCCTGCTTAGAGATGGCCATGTTCTGATATTTCGAATCGCTTTCAGCGATCAATTCCACAGGACCCGCGAAGCTGAGCCATCGCATTCGCGCGGTTCTTTGCTGGGCTTCTTCCGGGAATTCGAAGAATGAGAGAAAAACGAGGGCTCCCAGGAGCAGAACGGAAACCATCTTCAGGGCCTTTTTAAAGAAGTTGGATATCTCCAGCAGAGAGAGCATACCAATGGAGAGTGCAGGAAGAAAAGAGGCGAAGGATAGGATTCTGAAAACATCCAGATTGGGAATGAAGACAAAGGTAAACAGGAGTCCGCCAATCAGGCTGCCTGCCGCTTCCCATATATAAAGAGTCGTGACGACAGTGGCTGTTCTATCGATCTTCGGTGAGAATAGTCTTGCCACGACTGGAAAAAGGGCGCCGACCATGAGGCTGGTCGGCGATACGAGGAGGAAACTGGTAAGTACGATTTTGAAGAACGAGACATATTCTCCCGGCGGTGTTCCTGAGAAAACTCTCGAGAGCCTGATGAATGAGACCTGCAGAGGAGCAAGAAGGAAAAATGCAGCGAGAATGATTGCTGCCAGAAAGGTGAGGTTGTTGGGGCTTCCACTTCCGTATGAGGCGATAAAGGCGCCCAAAAAAATCCCTGTCAGCCAGATGGCGAAGATGAGTCCAATGCAGAGTTCATTTCCATAGAAAACGACGAGGATTTCTCTCAGAAATGAGACCTGCAATATGATGGCGAAGAATCCAATAGAGAAAGATATTACGCGCAGGGCAACTTTCTTACGGTCTGCCATGTCTTATGCCTTCCACACTCGCCTTCACTTATTAAGCTTGCCTTCAGATTTCATCTCATAGAGGACCTTCTGAGCTTCGTATCTTACATCCTGTGATTTATCGGTCCTAGAGATGGTCTCCAGGAGGTCTATGTCATCTTCAGTCCCTACAGTTTTGATTGCTCTTATGGCCTCAATCCTCACAGAAGGATCTTCATCCCTGCGTGCTTTCTCTCTCAACGTGCGAACGATCTCTTCCCTGCCCTCGATCCTTGTTTTGCCATTTGCTTCCCCTTCGAAGAGCTGCCTGAGGATCAGCATGGAATAGAGCCGGAATCGAGGGGTGTTCCCCCGAGAGAATTCCAGGATCTGAGGGATTATGTTTGGATCGGCCGTTCTGAACTTGACGATCTCTTGTAACCCGGCCTCAACCATGAAATGGTTTTTTTCCTCCAGTAGCTTCTTGTGTTCATCCCAGATTTGAAGCTGGTTCTTCAGTGCTTGGATCCGTACAAAGCGCTTGATGGCGTCGAGCAAGAGGGTGATAGATTCTTCTGAAACTGATAGTTTCCCTTCCGCCCGTCCGATGAGGGTAAATATTTTCTTCTTCACCTTGCCCGATGATCTCTTTGCCGGCTCAAGAAAGAGGACTGCCCTCTCGCCGGTGCGGAAAGTGATCTTATCTTCTCCTGGTTTACTTTCGAAATTTTCCTTCCTGAATGATACCTGGATAGATTCTTCTTGATACGTTCCCTTTAGAATCTCGTCGATAGTGGCAAGGACATATTTTGCATCATCGACTACGATAGTAGAAAGGACGATTAGTTCCGCCACGGCAACTTTCTCGTATAGGCTCTGCTTCTCCACAGCCTGAAGAGAAGAAACGCTAAAGGCCGGAAGGCTGAATAGTAGCAGGAGGAAGAAAAAACGGTATCTATGCTCCTTCTTGTTCATGATTTTTGTCAAGCTGATACTCGCTCTTAGCGCCAATCACTCATTAACCTGATGGCTAAGTCAATCGTCCGCTGCCTAAAAGATGAATAGCGATCCACTACATCGTCCATTTTTATAGTATACAGCAGAGTGTAAGGAAGCGCTTTAAAAAGTGGGATGCGGAAAGATAGAAGAATTATTCCTCGGGCCTGCCGAGGCGGTTGGGCTTCAATATCTTAAAGAAGCAATAAAATGTGATTCCAAAGATGATGACCCAGCTGGTTATCATGAAGATCCACCCAATAGTCGTCATGACCGCAATCGTCATAGAGTCGCTCTGCAATATCCGTTGAATTTCACGAGATTAATCTTTCTTTTCCTCGAACTTGAAGCTGATGACAAGATGAAATTCCCTTTTCTCTTTACCCATTTCAATGATGAGTGGAAGCTTGATATCCTTTTCCTCAGTTGCGATGAATCTGAGATCATCTTTTTCCGCGGTAGCGGGGGGAGAAGAAGGAACTGATTCTGGCATAGGGATCTCGAAAGGTTCTACTGCAGCAGGTGCTGCCATAGGAGTTTCAGGCACAGCGGGTGAAGCATTTTCAAACTCTATCTGCTCCACCTCAGGTGTTTCTTCGATCTCGATCTCTTCAAGGTCATCGAGAATTTCGATCTCGGCTTCGTCCCCTCTGGCAAGATCTTCCTCCGGCGGGACGCGGACTTCTGGCACGCGGGTGGAGGCTTGGCCTGCCATCCTTTGGATTACTGGATCAGGAGTAGGCGCGGCTGATGGTGCGGCATGAATCTCTTGAGAATCCATCTTCTCAGCAGGACAGGAGATGACTTCCTCCATGCTCTTTCGAATCTCAACAGGAGCTTCGTGGGAATGTTGCCCTGTTTCAGCTTTCTTTTCTTCGGGTATCTTTCTCATCTCCTCATACTTCTTTATATCATATTTCTTGGAGAGAGAGATGAGGACAAGCTTTGTGATGGCTCTCAGAGTATCCTGTACACCTATTCCCATGGTTGCGACGGACTCGAAGAATGGAGAATTGTATTTGTTCAGAGCAAGATTGAGATCCTCTATGGATGAGAGGGAGGGAAGGTCTCTCTTATTGTACTGAAGGACAAGCGGCATATCCTTGATGTTCAGACCGTTGCCCTTCAGGTTCTCGTCGAGATTTTTGAGACTTTCGATGTTGGCATTGAATAAGTGCTTCTGGGAATCTGCCACGAAGACAAGTCCATCGGAACCCTTCAGAACAAGTTTCCTGGTTTCGTTGTAAAAGACCTGACCGGGAACAGTGTATAGCTGGATCCTCGTCCTCATGCTGGCGATCTCTCCGAGATCGAGAGGGAGGAAATCGAAGAAGAGGGTACGATCGGTTTGCGTGGCGAGAGAGAGCATCTTCCCCTTTACATGTTCAGCAAGAGAGCTATAGATGTATTGCAGGTTCGTGGTTTTTCCACAGAGACCGGGTCCATAATAGACAATCTTGGCTATCAATTCCTTGGCGGCATAGTTGATGAGAACCATTATTACCCTCTCACTCCGTGAGAAATCTCAACAAAATATAACTTATTTATTTTTGCGTTTCAAGTTTTACCTTTTTCCCCTCCCGGAACTCCATTCTGACTGGGACAGGAGAGAGGTCGAATTTATCTCTGATAAGATTTTCAAGAAATCTTCTCTGGGATGCAGAGATGTTCTTCGCATTATTGGCGAAGACAATGAAACGTTGGGGACCGACTCCTGCCTGGACCATATAGAAGATCTTTGTAGCGAAAGATGATGAGGAAAAAAGAGCATGCGCTCTTGCGGTTTTCAATACGAGCTTGTTCAATTCGGATGTTCGGATCCTCATTGTGTATTTGCAGTATAAGAGATCCACTGCGGGAAGGATCTTCCTGATTCCGGCTCCGCTGAGAGCGGAAACGAAGAGAACGGGGATTCCTTTCATGAATCTCAGCTTACGATCCACTTGATCTTTGAGACGCCTGGCCGCTTCTTCTCTGTTTTCCATCAGGTCCCACTTGTTAAACAGGATTAGGAGTGGTTTTAGGCTATCGATGGCATATCCGGCGATGGATACATCCTGTGCCGTCATTCCCTCCATGGAATCGAGGACAAGGATGACGACGTCACCCATTTTGATGTTCTGTCTTGCCTTGATGACCGCAATCTTCTCGACAGGACCTCGCACCCTCTTCTTCTTTCTGATCCCGGCAGTATCCACTATGATGTATCTCTTTCCTTTCAATTCAAGGAGGCTGTCAACGGAATCGACAGTAGTTCCTGGGGCCTCGGAGACGATCATCCTATTATCGTTCAGAAGAGCATTAAGGAGGGATGATTTCCCCACATTCTGTCTCCCGGAGATTACAACCCTCATTCCATCCGTCTCGCTGCGGACAGCCTTCTCTATTAAAGGAGCAGAATCTTCCAATCCTCTCTCTATCCTTTCGATGAGAAGGTCGAGCCCGAGGGAATGTTCCGCTGAGATCGGGATCGGATCTCCTACGCCAAGGGCATAGAATGGAAAGAGAATTTCTTCTCTACCAGGGGCATCCATTTTATTGACGCATAGGATGATCCTGGTTCCGCTTTTGATTAGGAAGAGGGCAATATTTTCATCTAGAGGAGTCACTCCTCTCTGAGCATCAACGACAAGGAGAGTCAGCACGAAATCCTGAACAGCCCTTGCGACCTGTCTCTGAACCGCTTTAGATATCTTTTCACTGCTGCTTGGAATGAGCCCTCCTGTGTCTGTCACAGTAAACCGTACATTTCCATCGATGAACTCTCCAGTGACCATATCCCTGGTCACACCAGGCTCGCTGTAAACGATCGATTTGCGCTTGCCGATTAGACGATTGAAGAGAGTCGATTTACCCACATTTGGAGCTCCCACAATGAGAACTCCTCTCCTCTTTGCTTGAAGATCATTTCTGCTCATTACGTCAAAATATAACATAGCTCATATGAAAATCCTATCGATGGGATCTGCTATGAAGAGGAACAGTTTCTGTCTTGATGGTTTCTTGTGGCATGAATTCGCCTGTTGAAATGGCTTGACAGAACTTATTTTCTTTTCATATAATTACGATGATTTTCCCCTATCTGGAGGAGATGATGATTAAAGCTGACATAATCAACAGAGTTGCTGCCGAAACCGGTGTATCAAAAGTGAAAGCGATTATGGCCGTTGAAGCCATTTTTGCAGCCATCAAGGAATCGATGAAAAAGGGGGAACGGATCGAGTTGAGAGGCTTCGGAGTTTTTCAGGTGAAGGCGAGAAAGAGAGGGATCGGTAGGAATCCCAGAACGGGAAGCGAAGTGAGAATCCCTCCCGGAAAGACGATAAAATTCAAGGCAGGGAAAAATCTGAGAAACCTAACCGTTTGATGGGAAGCTTTCTGGAGTTGAATCTGCCGCTCGCGAAGAGCGGCATTTTTTTAGAATGATTTTCAGACTGTGTTTCATCAATTGCCTGCTTCTGCTCATCACGGTCTATTCTACGACCATGGCTGGTGCCATGTTCGAGGAATACGGCTATTCATTCACTTCATTCATCTTTTTGATCATGAACCCCTGGGCTCTGAAATCGGGGCTTCCCTTTTCGTTCTGGCTGATCCTGATCCTTGGCCTCCATGAGATGGGACACTACTGGGCATGCAGCAGATACGGTGTTGCAGCGACTTTCCCCTTCTTCCTTCCGGGCCCCACCATTTTTGGGACCTTTGGTGCCGTTATCAAGATAAGAGGAATCATCCCGCACAGGAACGCGCTGTTCGACATAGGCATGGCCGGACCGCTGGCCGGTTTTCTTGCTTCCATTCCAGCTTTAATCATCGGGCTCTCGCAGGCAACCGTCTCCGATATTCCCATTCAGGAGGGAACGGTTCTATTCGGTGATTCGATTTTAATCTCTCTTCTGGATACCCTTTTCTTTTTGCGAGGTGGAGAAGTTGCTCTGAATGTCAATTCAATCTTTTACGCTGGCTGGGTCGGCCTGCTGGCAACAACGATGAACCTCTTTCCTGTTGGCCAGCTTGATGGCGGGCATATCTGTTATGCGATATCGAGAAGATTTCACAGGGTGATCTCGTACGTTACGATCTTTGCCATAGCCACTCTCATCATGTACTCCCTGATCATGAGAGGGTTCTCCGTTTGGGTTCTGTGGTTTGCTATCCTGATCGTTATGCGAGCACGGCACCCTAGACTCCTCGATGAGGAGGTTCCCCTGACAGCAGGAAGACGATGGTTTTCCATCATCTCCCTTGCCATATTATTACTCTCTTTTATGCCTGACCCCATTTCCATCCAGCCCTGAGCGCAAGGCATCGTTGAGTTCAAAAGTCATCGGATTGATATAGGAAGATGCGGAGAAGGATTTACCGTCACTGAGGACAGTCACCGCTCCATCCCGGTCCGTGCGAAAGAGAGAAGACCCCATTCTCTCTATCCTTGCAAGGACTTCTCCTGACGGATGTCCCCACTGGTTGGAGGAACCGACCGAGATGAGGCAGAGACGCGGGTTTACTTCTTTCAAGAATCTCTCGGAGGAGGAATCTCTGCTCCCATGGTGCCCAATCTTCAATATTTCGCTATTGAGCTCAATTCCTGAGTCGATGAGAAGCTTCTCCATCTCCGAAGGGGCATCTCCCATGAAAAGGAATCTGACATTTCCATCGATGATCCTGACGACGAGCGATCTTTCGTTCCCTGTCCTTTCTCCGGATTTGCTGGAAACGGGATTCATAATGTGAATCACGGCTCTTCCCATTGATAGCTTCTGGTCCTCGCTTAGTAGAGTCAACTTTGTTCCGCGTCTCCTGCAGGAATCCTCGATCACTCGAAAGAGCGTTTCTCCCGTCTCCTGCTCGGATATCATTACTTCGGAAACATGAAAATTCTCTATTAGTGCTGGGATCCCTCCTGCATGATCACTGTGCAGATGCGAGGCGATCATCCTGTCGACCTTCTTGAATCCTCTCATGAAGAGATATCGTGATACAACCATTTCTCCGGCGTCGAAAATGTTTTCCGATCTTCCTCCTCCATCGATGAGAATTGTGCCACCATCAGGAGAGACAACCAGCGATGCTTCACCCTGCCCCACATCTATAAAGGTGACTTCGAAGAAACGGTGGATTTCGGGCGAGAAGGGATAACTCACGATGATACTGAGCGCGAAGCAGAAAAGAACGAGGAATATGATCTTCATAGGTTTATAATTTCTTGAGAGAAGGATACCGAGAGAAGAGGAATAGTACAAAATGATGAAAAAAGGGGAAGGGGTAGGGATCCTGTGAGAAAGGAAGGGAAGATTGACGTAAAGCGAACAGGTTGCAAGGATCGCCTTGATCAATAAATCTAAGATGAAGAGTATGGTACGCGCAAGCGCGGCACTGAAGAGCGAAGAGACTTCCATGGCCAGTCCGAGCGGCACGATGAGAGCCGAAAGAGGAACAGCCACGATATTCGTGAATAAGGAGAGGAGAGTGACGGTATTGAAGTGATAGGCAATGATTGGAATGACGCCTATTTGAGCCGATGCCGTTGCCGCAATGATAGTGGAAAGGCATCCTGACCATTTCGTGTAACGCTCCACCTGGGAATGGAACTTTATCAGCGATGCCGTCGCAGCAAACGTGAGTTGAAAGCCAGGGTCATAGAGGAGACCTGGATTGAAGATGAGCATTCCGAAAGCGGCAAGGGAAATGCAGCTCATGATGTTGATTTTTCTGTACAAACTTCTTGCTATAAGGTATGTGACAGACATGATGACGGCTCGCAGTGCAGAACTTCTTCCACCGCAGAGAATCAAATAGGAAAGAAGTGTCAGACAAGTCAGAAGGCATGCTGCACGATCCTGGATTCTCAGGATCGTAAAGAGCTTGAAGAGAGCCAATGCAATTATCCCTATGTGAAGCCCAGAGATGGCCACGATGTGATATACGCCTCCCATTCTCAAGGTCTTTTCCGTCGAGATATGCATCCCTTCCCGGCTCCCAAGAGTCATGGCCAGGATGATACTCGTCGCATCGAAATTCTCAGCATCTTGAGCGTTCATCTCCCAGAGACTCAAGATCAGTCTCTGGCGGAATTCCGAGATCTTTCCAATGGGATGGATTCCATGACTCTTTTCGATCTTTATGAGAGCATGATTTTTTACAGAACCGGTAAGATTGATCCCCTGCCTGTCAAGATATGATCTATAATCGAAAGCTCCAGGATTTCCAAAGTTTCTTGGCACTCTGATTCGTGCATAGGCGGAGATTATGTCGCCCGCTCTGAAGATCGTTCGTTCCTTGCCAGAATCATGCGGGATGAAGAGCCTGATTCTTCCCCGCGCCTCTCTTGCCCGGTTCCGGAAGGCAAGCTTCTTCAGATCGACGGTGAGAAACGTTCCCTTCCGCGATGGTTCGATGCCAGCAGTGATTCTTCCTGAGATTTCCATGTCGGCATTTTGAAATTGTTCGGGTTGTCTCTGGATAAGGTTCCTCAAATGATTCTCTGGAAGAGCGTAATATCTAAGAGAGGAGGCGAATGAACCAAGCAGGAGGAAGGAAAGAAGGATGAAGATGATCGAATAGCCGGGTCGGGACCATGCGAAGCATAGAGATGAGGCGGTTATGGATAGAAAGAGCAGAGGAATGATGACGATAGGGGGAGGATGAGAAATATCACAGCAGAGAATTCCCGCTATGAAGGGGAAGACGCAAAGGAGCGCAGGATATTTTATGATACGATGGATCAATGAACGTTCTCAATGATCCCCCCGGCTGGCTTAATGAAAAAAAAGAGATATCCTTGGAATGCCAAATTTTTTTCTAAGCTTTCTAATGACGTATCTTCTCTTTATATCCTCGAAGCTATCCGGACTCATGAACTTAGACATTCGTGAGAACTCAGTCTCGGCTTCCCTTCCGGCGCGATCCATTTCTGCAGTGTTGCAACATTTAAGAAGTGCATCGCCGACTTCATCATCCCATAATGAGAACCTCTCCTCGAGGGATTCTAACTCATTCTCCCTCCATGCGGTGGAAGATAGGATTCGGCTTATCTCTTCTGCAACTTTCTTCAAGGATCGTGAGAGCTCTTCCATCCCCTCGAGTCTCTCGGAGAGACCGGTAAGGGAACGTTGAAGAGAGATCAGAAACTCCTGCGTCCTCTCATGATCGATCTCCTCCCCCTTTTTTTCTCCTTTACCTATCCGGGACTCTCGAAAGGATTCCCAGCAATCTTCAATGATATGCTTGAAGTAAGAGAGAGTGCTAATTGGGCGCCTGCGTGCTTTGCGTGAGCCTGCCTTCTCAAAACCAATCTCGAGAGCTTCTATCACGACGATGGATGGAATCCCTCTCTTCTTCCATTCCGACATCAGAGCCCAATCCTTCGGCGATATGAGGAGGGGAGTTCCTCTCAGCTGATTGAATCTCCTTTCGATTTTTCCAAAGTAGTCCTCTTCTTCATGATTTTCTGTTTTTCTCATAGATGATCCTGAGCCCCAGAAGAGTCAGATGAGGGTTAAAATCGTCAATACATTTTATATCACGGGAGAAAGTGCCGGAGAGCCCTCCAGTGGCGATGACACGGGCCTGCGTTCCAAGTTCCTCCCGTATCTCTTTCACGATTCCCTCAACGAGTACGATGTACCCGTGATAGATACCGGACTGTATGCTGTGTACAGTATTTTTTCCGATCACCTTAGGGGGTTTCTTGATACTGGTTCTCGGAAGCCTTGCCGTCCTTTCAAAGAGAGCTTCTGCCGCGATCTGAGGCCCAGCAGCAATAACTCCCCCCAGATACTCCCCTTTTTCATTGATGACATCGAAGGTTGTGGCTGTCCCAAAATCGATTACGATTGCCGGCCCGCCATAAAGCGTGAAGGCTGCGACGGAATTCGTTATTCGGTCTGCTCCGACATCGTGGGGATTTTCATACAGGATTGGCATGCCTGTTTTCACTCCAGGTTCCACAAAAAGAGGTTCGATCTGGAAGTAGATCTTTGACATCTCTTCGAGGGTTGCATTTAGCGTCGGCACAACCGACGAGATCGCGATGGCGTCCACGCGGCTCGCATCGATCCCTGCAAGAGAGATAAGATTTCTTGTAAGGATGCCGTACTCATCGATGGTTCTATCCTTTACGGTTGACAGTCGCCAGTCCGATATCAGTTCCTCCCCAGAGAATATACCCAGAACGGTGTTTGTGTTTCCAACGTCGATGACTAAAAGCATTTTGTATCTCCTGGAATGATAGATAGGTCGCCGAGGGCAAGCGTGACTCTTTCCCCCGATTCCATCTCGATCATGAGTTCTCCGATATTCGTCACACCCCGCGTGATTCCTCGGTACGTTAGGCTGCCATTCTTCACCGTGACCATGCAGCCGTTATGGCACGGGCAGAGTTCCTTCCATTGCGCGATGAGAGGGGAGAAATCTTTCTGGAGAGCCATGGGATAAAATGTGCTGAGATGCGAGAGAAGCTTAATGACAAGCTGCTCTCGAGATACAGCCAGTGTACTCTCCATGAGAAGCGATGTGGACAGCGATGCGATCTCTGTGGGGAAATCTGTGTCCAGGTGATTGACATTGATTCCGATCCCGAGGACGGCAAACTTGACGAAGTTCTCCACTAGTTTGATCTCCGCAAGAATTCCCCCTACTTTTTTCGTGCCGAGCATAATGTCGTTTGGCCATTTGATCTCGGCCTTCAGCCTAGCTACATCCTCAATCGCTTTAACGATGCCGACCGAAGCCATCATGGTAAACCTCGGCGAAGAGAGCGCCTCAACCTCCGGTCTCAGGATGATGGATAGATAGATTCCCTTG encodes the following:
- a CDS encoding biotin--[acetyl-CoA-carboxylase] ligase, with amino-acid sequence MFRELDKPLDIIEILEGVHHLPIGRRIKYYDKVGSTNDIAYHLAEGGEEEGTIVIADEQTAGKGRQDRKWSSARFKGIYLSIILRPEVEALSSPRFTMMASVGIVKAIEDVARLKAEIKWPNDIMLGTKKVGGILAEIKLVENFVKFAVLGIGINVNHLDTDFPTEIASLSTSLLMESTLAVSREQLVIKLLSHLSTFYPMALQKDFSPLIAQWKELCPCHNGCMVTVKNGSLTYRGITRGVTNIGELMIEMESGERVTLALGDLSIIPGDTKCF